The Salvia splendens isolate huo1 chromosome 20, SspV2, whole genome shotgun sequence nucleotide sequence AGGGCAAGTACTTGATTGCATCTAAAGAACTGGAAGAGTCTCAGAAACTCATCAAACACAGTGAAGCAGAACGAAATGCTGCAAAGGCTGCATTCGACCGGGCAAGAGCATTGCTACGAGGATAGAATAGCACACGAGCTGTCTCATTGTTCATGTAACGTATCTAGGCGTATCTAGGATCAAAATAATGCCTATTCTAATCTGTAATCTATCCTTGTAATATGATACCTCTTGTTATAGATTGTGGTTTTGGTGTATGACAATGTTAACTATATTGAAGCTAAATAAAAGAATGCAGATTATAGTAAAAAGTGATAGTATCCAGCATTTTATTAAGTTTAGGGAGTTTGAGTTTGGAAACATACAGCATTCACACTCTCATAATAAACACACTGTGCCGGAGATTACTGGTACAAAAGCTACCTATTACAGCACACACCTTCACTTGGCTGGTTCATAACCATAGGGATTCTTGCTGGCCCAGTTCCACTGATCCCGACACATCTCGTCGATCCCAAATTTCGCCCTGAAATGGAAAGCAAAACTAGCTCAACAAACTACAACTCTAAGCAGTAAAATATGGCAACCAAATAGTCACACTTACTTCCATTTCAACTCCTTTTCAGCTTTGTCCGTCTCTGCATACACGATCTCCGCATCACCCGGTCGTCGATCAGCCATCACCAACGGAAGTTTCTGCAACATCACAACAAGAGTTTTATCTATTTAATTGTCCAAATATGATATGATGTATATATACAGCACCATGTGGCATTTATTTCAACGAATTAATCATCGAATGAGAGTAAATATATATGCTTCAAGAACTTACCTTCCCAGATGCTTTCTCAAAGGATGCTACCATTTCCAATACAGATGTGCCCTTCCCTGTCCCAAGATTGTACACCTCACAGCCTGCAGGTCACGTGCATTATCGAAAATCAAGACTCAAAACATAACTAATCAATTACAGTCGATAAACTATCTGAGTCCTTATAGCTTAGGATAAGGAATTATTGGCATAAAATTATATTCTAGTTGATcaaatttaccaaaaaaaagtGTATAGATGAAGATGATATGGACAGTCAAGTTTTCCAATATAAATAGAACACGGGCAAAATAAGTaattaggaaaataaaaaaaaaattatcaagaTGAAACTTAACCGTCGTAAACAAAGTATCGGTGTGCAAGATATATACTAGTGCAATAATCTATGAGCTGACACCACAAAAAAGTAACAATAATTATAAGAATGACTACACCCGACTCAGAGCACATACCTACAGAAGTATCAGAGAGTTTGTTCAAAGCAGCAATATGGCCATCTGCTAGATCCACAACATGGATATAATCACGCACCTGAATATCACATATACAGCTGCAATTTAATAAACATCTTCTACTTAATTCAGATAAATTTACAACAACTATGCAAATATCAAGCTTATGCTCGAATACATCTGAATATTATGTATATTAACTATTTAACCCCCACCAACCTTTCCACTCCAACAGTCCACAATAGACTATGTTGCTTGTGGAAATCCAAGTATATTTTAACATCATTAACTAACGAACAAGAGTTCTAGCATGTCATACGTAATACTGAGTCTATAAACTGAAAAAATTGGCCCTGGAGATTTTCAAAATGGTTCGCTATATGTATCTGTGCACAAAGACAACATGAGTTAAGACAAAGGTACTTACTCCCGTTCCATCCTTTGTCGCGTAGTCAGTTCCATAAACTGTGAGTGCAGGTCGCCTTCCAACGGCTACTTGTTGCACAAAGGGCATAAGGTTGTTTGGAATTCCTCTTGGATCTTCGCCAATATAGCCGCTGGGATGTGCACCAACTGGGTTGAAGTACCTTAGTAAAATGATCTTCCATGTGGGGTCTGACTGGTAAAGATCACGGCATATCTCTTCGATGAAAAGCTGAAATAAAGACCGTAAAATTTCAAGTGATTTTGCTAATAGTACAAAATAACAACTCACAAATACACAGTAATGTAACATATAAACACAGCACATATGTACACAACCAAGACAAATGTTAAACTTATTTTCTATTCTTGCCAATATCTTAGATTAGATTCATTTCTCAAATTCCATTAAGATGAATTTGTAAGTTACCTTTGTCCTTCCATAAGGATTCAGAGCACTAACGGGAAACTCCTCTGTGCATGGGACCGTTTTTGGTGAACCATACACGGTAGCAGAGGATGAAAACACTAGCTGAAATGTGAGAATGAGTATAATCAGCACGAAGAGAATGAAATAAGTATTAAGTATGTGGGGTGGTAGCAAAATCGGGCTAGTTACCCTTTTACATCCATGTGCAGCCATGACCTCTAACAGAACAATTGTACCAATGAGGTTGTTGTTATAATACAGCAAGGGTTTTTGCACACTTTCTCCAACTGCTTTCAATCCGGCAAAGTGAATAACAGCATCAAACCTTCATAAGGTGAGAACGAGGTGTCGAAGATGTTACATAAGAAATTCTGGATACACATGTATACATAAAGTAACTTCACTATATACTAATCTAGTAGTATCATATAAAATGCACTGTTTGTATACTAAGATAATTAAATTCTAGGAGAACAAAAAAGTACATACGATAACATTGTATCAGGTAAATCCTTTGTATAtacaaagaaaatataaaagaatGAAGTGTCTTGAAAAGGTTGAAGCTTAGTATTATTTGACAATAAATATGATCACTGTAGCCAGTGGATGAGAATCTTGAAGAAATAACAATCAACGACCAGGCATCCATCTATTTCTCTAAATAGAAATCAGCATACAGGAAAGAGCATATGGCACTTAGGATTTTTTACACTAACAATAacataattttgatttatttgacGGTCGAGAACAACTAAACCACAAAACTTAAGAAGACTTACTTTTGGGAAGCAAAAAGCTCCTCAAGTGCAGGCTTGTCCCGAAGATCAATCTGCATCCAACCAAAAAATGGAGAAGATAGTAAGCTAAACATTGTCTCACACAACTACAGCTGCATTAGAAACGAACAATCATATCAAGCAAAATATTCTAACAGAATAtctattaattattactataacaTCAGCCCGATCTAGTGCATCAAAGTCATTATCAGTTCAAACAATGCTAAGGAAAGAtcctccccccccccccgacGTGGCATATTATTCACGTATTTCCACACAACAAAGCCAAAACTCTGAAAGGGTGGCATAACATAATCAGCACTAAAAAGTAaactttattatatttataccaCAGAACTCTCTACTTCAAATTGATCACACACCAGTGGAAACCAACTAATAAGGTGATGGATCAAACTTTACTTCAAGCATAGAATTGCAGACCAACCATTAAATTCATTAATAAACACTTTGCAAACTATTGACTCTAGTTGACCACTCCTAAAGCCGGATCTCTCCACTTCCAAAGCCAAAATCATCCGGAGAAACCAAGAACAGCACAGATCACAGAAAACACCAAGAACAATACAGATCAATCGCAAAACAAAAAGCCCTCGTAGAATCCAAGTGCACCACAACT carries:
- the LOC121782991 gene encoding UDP-glucose 4-epimerase GEPI48, whose protein sequence is MSSTILVTGGAGYIGSHTVLQLLLGGYKAVVVDNLDNSSEISLKRVRELAGEQGSNLTFHKIDLRDKPALEELFASQKFDAVIHFAGLKAVGESVQKPLLYYNNNLIGTIVLLEVMAAHGCKRLVFSSSATVYGSPKTVPCTEEFPVSALNPYGRTKLFIEEICRDLYQSDPTWKIILLRYFNPVGAHPSGYIGEDPRGIPNNLMPFVQQVAVGRRPALTVYGTDYATKDGTGVRDYIHVVDLADGHIAALNKLSDTSVGCEVYNLGTGKGTSVLEMVASFEKASGKKLPLVMADRRPGDAEIVYAETDKAEKELKWKAKFGIDEMCRDQWNWASKNPYGYEPAK